A single Theropithecus gelada isolate Dixy chromosome 7b, Tgel_1.0, whole genome shotgun sequence DNA region contains:
- the LOC112628530 gene encoding 60S ribosomal protein L39 — MSSHKTFRIKRFLAKKQKQNRPIPQWIRMKTGNKIRYNSKRRHWRRTKLGL, encoded by the coding sequence ATGTCTTCTCACAAGACTTTCAGGATTAAGCGATTCCTggccaagaaacaaaagcaaaatcgtCCCATTCCCCAGTGGATTcggatgaaaactggaaataaaataagGTACAACTCCAAAAGGAGACATTGGAGAAGAACCAAGCTGGGTCTATAA